A region of the Carya illinoinensis cultivar Pawnee chromosome 16, C.illinoinensisPawnee_v1, whole genome shotgun sequence genome:
GAGcatgaaattcattttcaaaggGGCTACATTATATACTGAGCAATTATTTTGATGAGCCAAAAgcaaaaaaatgtttttcaagCTTTTGCAAACAAATATCTCTTGGACTTATTGCAAACtacacaaaacacaaatatggtTACAAGTGTAATTTGGAACCAATTCAACCACTTCAGTTCCAATAGAAGAAACCAAGTTTAAAAGTTAGGAGACTTCTGATTGTTATAGTAGTCAGGGTCATTTGACCCTCCAATTAGGGATTATGGTTTCATAGTGATTTTTTAGAAGGGAATgattacaaaggttttgtaattataTTGCTTGTATGTTTTCTTTAAATAGTGGATTGGTTTCCTTTGGGTAGATTTCTCCtgaatattttatctttaatgAGTTTTAAAAAGGGTCTCACTTCATGAGCAACTTTCTTTTATCTTCATCATTAGTTGCTTAACATCTTGTGTGGTTTGATGATTATTAAACCAATGTCCTTGAAACCATTAGCATTACTTTATCATATTTGTCTATATGGTAAGAAGTTCTTAAGAAAATATAGGCTGATAAGTTCCTTAAGGGAGTTgctaaaatatatcttttgtatTTCAACTCGGTTGTAAGCTTGCTCAACCGTATCTAGATCTGGACATCTTAAGAAACCTGGATCCGTATTCGAATGTAACTACAAATTACTTACATTCACATTTCCATCCACATCCAAGCAAAGATTTGCTTGCGTTCAAATATGCCTCGTTTGTTTTTGCAGAagatatgagatgagttgagttgagataaaaattgaataaaatattgttagaatattttttaatattatttttgttttaaaatttaaaaaaattaaattgtctatttcattttgtgtgaaaatttaataaagttgtaatgattagatgaaatgagatgatatgtaaataatgatgtatttatttataaataatggaCTAGCATTAGCATTTAGTCATTGGGCCCATAATGGGATGGACTATTTTAATAGACACATATGGAGGCCCCTACTCTCACCCcacttaaaataaaactagCTCATTGAGTTCTATTGTCTGCTTgctctttctctcctctcttttAGGGCAAGAATGAAAATCAAAGAACAGTGGTAAAAAGTAGTTCTCTCCATAGCTAGAAATCTTTACTCTCTTTTGGAGGAACCTTAAAGCTCCACAGAAAATCCATCACAAGCTATTGGAGGTATGAAgtctcaattttattaaatacatGCTTTGATTATGGGAAGAGATTATCACATCTTAAGAttctaacaattggtatcagagctggcctttttatttttcatggttgtgttcttttattttttattcgttGTTGCGATTTGTGATTTGTTGTTTTGAGGAGAAATACGTGAATTTTCAACAGTCCATGCTTGTCTCTATTATCAAAGAGCTTCCGTTTTACTATTTGGATCTTTGTTTGCATTTGGGTAGATATTTCTTCAGGGCATTTTGTAAATCACTACTTTCTATTACATGTGAAATCCAAGCGGTGATTTTATCTTTATTACATTTCACATGAGGCAATTTTTCATTGGATAGTTTGGTTTGACAAATCGTTTGCTATATCACCTACGTGTCGAGATTTAGTAGTAAAATTCTAAAAAGATGGGTTAGACTATAACCTGGATGGGATTTCTAGAGCATCCCATTTAAAAGAAGGGTAATACTGGAGATGTGTCGGATTATGTTGGTGTGTATTGATGTATACTGATACCACAGTTTTGTATTATTGTTTGCCTCAAATCTGAACTATGAGTCTATGAGTGAGAATTCAGACAGTCATGTGCCTTACTGGTTTCTCAATCTTCGAATTGAATTTCTTGGTTTTTGGCCTTGCCTAATATCATATCACCTGCATGCGGTTTCATTGCTAATTGGTCAAATTTTTGGttgattcaacttttaacaattTATACCCATTTAACCATTTGTTGTTTGATTGGGTAATTGTTTAAACTTTGAGCATTGACCAAAGTttatggtcttaattaatgatTGGCTGTTTTGATGCAATCTTGTATTGCAAAATTCCTTCTTTTATGTGCTTATGAATTTTGTGATACTGCTCCATATTTTTGttgatggagaaaagaaatgaataatccATTTTTTTGAGATAAATAGATATTTTGTTCATGTGGGTCATGTCATTTTGTTGtaatattgataatttggaGTGGCTATGTACCTATCTCTCATGGGACTACTCATGATAAATTATCAGAGTTTCCATATTGATCATGCTTCTGCTTAATGACATAATATTAAGATCCATACGGATGGTGAGTTTACTCCGTCGGCAAACCATTATTTGGTAGGATACTTAGGACGATAAGATAATAGTTAAGTGCTTGGCACTTGGTAGCCTAGTCCTATCCTCTCGATAGCAGGTCATTTTAAGTCcttgtatttaattattttgttttatcatgcGTAAGAGCATTTTATGTATCTTCAGCTCTAGTATAGCATGTAAGACATTTATGGGTGCATGTTTCTTATTCCACATGCATAACAAGTTTTGTTATATTCTCCTCAGCTTATGGCAATGCagctctgtctctctctttgTCTGCCATCAAGAGTCTAACGAGAACCAATTATGAGGATTGGTATGTGTCTCTCACTATTTATTTGTCTATCATGAATTTGGACTTGGCTTTGAGGGTCGATGCTCCTGTTGAGCCCACTGGTGAAAGTTCTACAGATGAAAAGACTTGTTATAAGCAGTGGGTGCATTCTAATAGGACTTGTCTCATGATTATGAAGTATACTATTGACAAGTCTATCAGGCAGAGCATATGATACAAATAGTGCTAATGAATATTTTGATGTCATTGGGAAGAAATTTACTAAATCTGATAAGGCAGAAAAGGGAACTCTGATGAAACTTCTTACTACCACAACCTATAATGGGGTTAGTGGAGTCTGAGAGCACATCATGAAGCATACTCATTTCTTTAACAACCTCAAAGGAATGAAAGTTGAGTTAGCATATAGCTTTCTTATATGACAAGTGCTTGAATCTTTGCCACCTCAATTTGATACACTCAAGACCACTTATAATGCTCAGAAAGATGAATGGAGCTTGAGTGAAATAATTGCTATTGTAACTCAAGAAGAGGAGATAATGAAAAAGGCTAAATCTCATGCTGCTTTCATGGTAACTGTTgataaaggaaagaagaagaagttctttAAGGGTAATAGTAGAAACTCCCGCAAGATGAAGAAATCTGGGAAGCCTCCTTAGCAAGCTAGTGTGAGTGTTCTAAAAGGGCCAAAGAAGGAAGGTTTTAAGAGAAGGTGTAACTTCTATCATTTGTTTGGGTACAAGAGGGTTGATTGTAGGAAATTTAAGACCTGGTTAGACAAGAAATGTACACGTTCACTACTAGTATGTTTTATGTCTAATCTAGTCGATATGCCTTCTGATACTTGGTGGCTAGATATTGGTGCAACCATTCATACTACAAATTCTTTGTAGGAATTAAAGTACTGCAGAAGACCAATTGATACAGAGTTAGTCGTGAACTTGGGCAATGGGGTGAAGGTTAAAGTTGAACATATTGGTACAATCAGACTTATTTTAGCTTCTAAGCATGTTTTGAACTTGTCTGATACTGCTTTTATACCTTCCATTAGAAGAAATCTTATCTTTGTTTCTGTTTTGGACAAATGTggatatgttttttattttagaaatggAAAGGCTATAATCTTTTATGACTCAGTTGTGGTTGGTACTGCTACTTTGTATGATGGTTTGTATAAAATTGACTTGCTTCCTGCTTTTGATCCTACTTCTTCTAGTGTCTCTGTTGTGAATGTTGTTGTTGATTCTAAATGTACTAGATCCAATGAAAACTCTTCCATATTGTTGCACAAAATGCTGGATCATATTTTTAGAGAAAGAATGGAGAGGTAGATTAAAGATGGCATTCtagtttatttgaatttttctaattttgaaaattaCGTTGCTTGTATCAAAGGGAAGCTTCTAGTGAAAACTAGAAAATAGAAGATTAGCAAAAGTCtagatattttagatttaatcCATACTGATGTTTGTGGTCCCATTTCACCTGTTGCTTTgggaaattataaatatttcattactcttattgatgattattcttgCTATGGTTATATTGAACACATTTGAGAAAAATCAGACTAATTGGAAGCTTTTAAGGCTTTTCATGGCTGCtgtgaaactcaaaaaaaattaagaaaatcaaaGTGGTAAGATTAGATAAAGGAGGTGAGTTTTATGGAAAATATGATAAAACTACTAGAAATCCTGGACCTTTTGCTAGATTTCTCGAGGCATGTGGTATTGAGGCTCAGTACACAATGCCTGGAACTCCTAAACATAATGGTATTGTAGAAAGAAAAAATCGTACTCTTATAGATATGGTGCGGTGTATGTTTAATCATTCCACTTTGCCTAAATTTTTGTGGGGTGAGGCCTTGAAAACTACTgcatatattttaaatcaagtAGCAAGTAAGTTGATTCCTAAAACTTCTTATTAGTTATGGTAATGTAAGAGGCTTAGTTTGCATCATTTCCATGTTTGGGGTTGTAAAGAGGAAATGAGGCCTTAAAATCTTCAGTAGAAGAAACTTGATCCTAAGACCATTATTTTGTTGGCTATTATGTAGGGTTAAGAGGCTCTGGATTCTATTACCCTTCTAAAGTTACTAGAGCTATTGAATCTAATAGAGCCATTTTCTTTGAAGATGTTAGTGACAGTGGGAGTTTCGTGCCACGTGAAATTGTATTTAAGGATGAGCGTGTTGTTATACCTATTCAGGTTACTCCTCCATCAGTGGCTACACCACCATTGACAAGGGGAACTAGTACTATTGTTCAAGACCCTGTCATTGACACTATAGTTGATGTTGATGTGGTGACTGATGATACTGTTTTGAGGAGATCATAGAGAATTCATAGACCAACATTTCAAAGGATTATACTGTCTATTTGTAGGAGCATGAGTTTAATATTGGTACGTCTCTTGATCCAGCCTCTTTTAGGAAGGCCATTGATAATCATCAATCTTCATGTTGGATGGATGTTATGCATGATGAGATGGCATTGATGTGTCAAAATGGTGTATGGGACTTAGTTGAACTACCATGTATAGGCCAActggttgtaaatgggtttttaagACCAAGTATAATTCTGAAGGTTAGGTAAAAATGTATAAAACTAATCTTGTTGCTAAGGGTTTTAACCAAAGAGAAGGCATTGATTATAAGGACACTATCTCGCTTGTTTCTACCAAGGATTCTTTTCGGATTATTATGGCTTTGGTGGCTCATTTTGATCTCGAGCTGCATCAAATGGGTGTCAAGCAGCTTTCCTTAATGGACATCTATTTGAGAATGTGTACAAGATGCAACCAGATGGTTTCCAAGTGGAAGGAAAGGAACACATGGTGTGTAAGCTTAACAAGTCCATTTATGGGCTTAAGCAGGCATCGAGACAATGGTACTTAAATTTTGATGAGCTTGTCACCTCTTGAGATTTCAAGGAGAAGTTTTTGATCAATGCATATATTTAAGGGTCAGTGGAAGTATatatttcttgttctttatgttgatgatatattacTCGCTGAAAATGATATTGATcttctattttataaaaaacacaTGTTGTCATCTCATTTTGATATGAAGGATTTTGGAAAGTCCTCTTATGTTTTGGGCATCCAGATTTTTAGTGAGAGATCTAGAGGCGTTCTTGGATTGTCTTAGAAAACCTACATTTTCTTTGTATTCTTGTTATCATAGGAAAGCACCTATTGTAAAAGGTGATAAATTTTATAAGTCTCAATGCCCTCAGGATGGCAGTGAGAGGACTCAAATGCAAACGGTTCCCTATTCGTCAGTCGTGGGTAGTTTGATGTATGTTCAAATATACACACAACCTGATATTACTTATGTTGTTGGTGTACTTAGGAGATACTTGAGTGATCCTGTTTTGGCATACTGGAAAGTTGCAAAGAAGGTACTTAGGTACTTGCAAGGCACTAAAGATCTAGTACTTACATATCGGCAATCTGACATTCTTGCTGTAGTTGGATATTTTGATGTCGATTTTGCGGCCTGTTCAGATGACAGGAGATCCACTTCTGGTTATATTTTATGATGGTAGGAGGAGCTATTTCTTGGATTAGTGTCAAACAAACACTTACAGCTACCTCTATGATGGAAACAGAATATGTAGCTTGTTATAAGGCTACATGTCAGGTTATATGTTTGTGAAACTTTATCTTGGGGCTAGGTGTTGTGAATACTATTTTGAGGCCACTGAAGATATTTTGTGACAATTCTGCAGCAATCGCTTTCTCTCAAAACTCTAGGAGCTCTTCTCGCTCCAAGTATCTTGATATTAAGTATTTGTTTGTTAAAGAGAAAATAACTGAATCTTATATTTGTGTTGAGCATATTTTCACAGAGCACATGTTAGCTGAGCCACTAACTAAAGGTTTAGCTCCAAAACTGTTTCAGGAGCATATGACTCATTTGGGATTGTTAGAGTCTTCTGTTGTATTTAGTTGTGGGAGTTTTGTGATCATTGACTATTTGACTATATTCTTTATGCtcatattctattttaaatatagCAATTTCAATGAATGCTTGAGTCACGCACATTTTGCATAgggcatattttatatattgagacATTTTAATTAATCTCATGAGTGGGTCATGCGCATTTTGGACAAGGCAATTGTTTATCTAATGAGATATTATGTTTGGTCTCATGCTCGAGTCATGTGCATTTTGGACAAAGCGATTGTTTATATAATGAGACATTATGTTTGGTCTCATGCTTGAGTCACACGCATTTTGGACATGGCATACTTTATGTATTGAGACATTTTGATTAGTCTCATGCCCGGGTTATGCGCACTTTGGACAAGGTGATTGTTTATGTAATGAGACATTATCTTTTAGTTCATGCCTGAGTGACGTGCATTTTGGATAAGACGTACTTTATGTATTGAGACATATTGATTAGTCTCGTGCCTAAGTCACGTGCATTATGGACAAGGCATATTACCTACAAGAGACAATTTGTTTTAGTCTATGCCTAAATCAGGTGGTTGTGAATATAAGTTTGGTCATATATCCTGTTGGTATAGTCACTAGACTAGGTACTGCAATTGCATTTTGGACAAAGCCTATTGCTTTAAAGACATTCATATTTGCCTCTAGGGCTTCTTATGGAAACGAGTGATTGTCTCccttttaattatttacatattgCACTTGCATCTCATTGGCATGAGTTACGTGATTGTAATTATTGGTCATGTATCGTATGCCCTGTCGGTGTATTATTTACTAGCTTGTACGTGAAGGCACATTTTGAACAAGGCTTTTGGTTTTGGAATGTTTATTTGTGTTTATGTTGTAATTAAATGTAATACTGTCCAAGTGCAAGattgtgtatttatttataaatagtgaaCTAGCATTGATATTTATTCATTGGGCCTATAATGGGATGGACCATTTTAATAGACACATATGGAGGTCCCTACTCTCACCACACTTAAAATAGAACTAACCCATTGAGTTCTATTGTCTACTTGCtctttctctcatctctcttagagcaagaacaaaaatcaaagaaaagggGTAGAAAGTAGTTCTCTCTATAGTTgaaaattttttctctcttttgcaGGAATCTTAAAACTCCATGAAAAATCCATCATAAGCTATTGCAGATATGAactctcaattttattaaacaCATGCTTTGATTATGGGAAGAGATCGTCACATTTTAACATTCTAAACaaataattgtaaaaacaaacgagactGGTCGAGTATCtacattatccatattaacagATATGTTCTAGCTAAATACCTATATTCATATTgtctataattaatttatgtgtTAGGCTTATGTTTATGGaccttttatattttctaatagTTTATAggtgttttttttatatctattcTTTGGCCCATTTAAATGTTATAGAATTattctatccaaaaaaaaaaaaaaaacgttatagagttaaaaaaaataattatgtaaaattaccatttgtctaaaaaatttaaactgataAGAAGATATAGATTActtaataaactaaattaattataaaaacacataaaactaaaaaattaaacataaaaatgataaaaaaaattcataaaatcaattttaagaaaataattgattaaatttataaattataaatagaaaaaaaaattaaaaaaataataataaaatttgaaaataaaagccCATCTATGAGGGTTAGTGCTCATGGATGGCCACCATGGCCCTTGACGGCCACCACTTTAGGCAGCCTAAAAGGGTCCTGAAGGTGGCTACCCATTTGGGTGGTCCATATAAGGTGGTCAGCCATAGGATGGCCACTGTTGGCTGCCTAGAGGTTTGCACCTCCTGACCCAATGGGTGGCCATGGTAGTTGGCTTCCTttcttatttattctatttttgttcttattttcaaactttattatgtattttattattctatttctctttttataataatCAAAAAATGGTAAGGGGCTATTTTTGATAGtgaaataagattttaaaactaAGTTAAATAAGATTTGATAGTTTTAAAGGAAAgttgaaagtttaataaaatattattataatattattttttaatatttttattatttcaaaatttaaaaaaattaaattatttattatattttatacaaaaattttaaaaaattataataataaaataaaataattttcccaCCTAAACTGTCTAAGTGACAGTGGGGCCACCGTGAGAGTAGGGGCAGATGGTGCGAGACTGAAGGTAGTGTGGTCAAGCTATTAACAAAAGTCAATTCTTTGTTCAACTGTACAAGAATGGAATATTCTTATACTCAAATGGTAGTTAGTTAGGGTTGAGTTGTTACGCCAATGCACAAATGGtctaaaaaatctgaaaaaattattcttttcataatatatcttactatttaaaaaaaaatacatgagacTTATATATtcttaaacttatatataagATTACTTATAATATTATGTTGGAGCGATTCAACCGATGtgaataatctttttatttttttatatggatataagatttattcatttctttaaaGAAAGTGAACGAGATCTGCATATCTTATGAcgacaaatatcatttctttaatattaatttttgaaggGAAACAAATTCTTTCTACTATATTTTAGTTTTCCCTAATCGATAATCTTTACGAAAGGAGTATGGATCTCTTCAAGAAATATCTCAAGACAACAAACTGCAGTGCACGTTCAGAATCCACCATGTCTAGCGATGGAAAAAACCATCATTTAAGACAACACCCTCTTGGTAAGGTATCAGTGGGGATTAAGATTTTGATTCTaaaatccaaattttcttttcacttttgttATGTAATAGGATGTTTGTTCGGAAACCCTACCATCTCTTCGTGTATCTcattttttatatcttaatGATATAAATGCTTCCTtgcttagggaaaaaaaaaaaaaaattctttccatCCCTAATATTGGAAAAATATCACATCAAGTTCTTCCCCCATTTTAAGGGACTTAAGCCAAAGAGAGATACATTAGACGAATTTTACATCATCTATTGCTCATTTAATACTGTCTGAAATATTTATACAAgcattagtaaatattatacGATCCAATTCATATATCATTGTCGATCCATTTTATATATCACTCTCTTTCACAATTCAACCTCTTGGGATCTTGATCAAAAAATGTTTGTCTTGATCAAACATTGCATAGAACATACaatgttgtaatgattaaattaagttaagtcttgtttaaataatgagatgagatgagatgatatataaatagtagtaaaatagtttgagtgaagatgtttatggagttttggaaaaggagagaaaacaaattgagtaaaaaaattataaaagttaaaatattattagaatctaatttttaatattatttttgtttcgatatttaaaaaaattaaattatttttttttgaaaatttaaaaaattcgtAATGAATAGATAATGactagatgaaaaagttaaaaattgaaaattgaaaattgtttgTGTTTGTAGTATTTGGATATttgaatgaaatgagatgaaatgcgATAGAATGAGATAGGAGTATCTTGCCATCCAACCTAAGAGTATCTACATTGGTCTAtgtatatgcatatgtaaagtcatatttgcataatataaGCCTAAATCcatctacattggattatgcatcttcaaatatttgcatagcTATAAACAGTATATTTACATGTTTGAAGATCTATTATTCACtctccaaaatatattttactcattctttctctctcctcccattctctttctacatattttaccttctacatattttactacatattttactcatttactctcaaaaaatattttattcaaatatgttacatatttgaatatcaAAACCATGCACCTCTCTTTCACAGGTTTTGAGTACATGTATTGGGTGCTAATGAAATTTCTTTAGGTGATAATTACATGTATTAACCCAATACATGGAAATTGcaaactcttaaaaaaaagcaaaaaaaaataataaaatgataatattttattattattttgtctcaaatttgcataagcCAATGTGAGAATTTTGCTTGTATGGCAAATTGGATCTctaaaagatgtgattttgtatatgcatatgcataaacCAATGTAGATGCTCTAAATGTCTAAAAATCACTTTTAGGCATGGATTTTTTTGATCTCACATGCACCAACTTATTGCAGTGATAACGAGAGAGAGTAGTAAAGAAAGACCAAAACCGGGAGGATATttgcaagaaaagaaaagtgggTAAGTGGAGAAGATACCTATCTTTATGTGGTTAACATCTTAAAAAGTATACATTATTAAGCAAACAGTATAAAAGCACATGCAAATGTATCAATACAACTCAGAAAAACCACACCAAATCCAGGATACATTAGGGGTATAAATATTCCCCACAACCCAAAAAAGTTAGAAAAATAAAGTACAACTCAATAAAACAAAGCAAGATAGAAGGAAAGGTGGTCCTACTTTCCCTCTACCATTATCCCACACAGGCTGTTAAAGGAAACCCAAATAATGCAAAGTCTTGTTGATCACATGCAATAAAAAAAGCAAACTGACACCAACACATGCCATTGCCTTCCAACTGCTGCCAATCTCCTTGGCCCCTTGATCCCACCTTTGCACCACACCCATATCCCTATCCCTTCTACTCCCTAACAATCAATCTCTTCTAAATTATCTATTTCAAATACACAcactgtcataaaaaaaaattcacagcGTCTCACAAGTAAATCCAATTCTATCTTTTCAGTATTGTACACAACCATTAACCCCAAAATATAGTTAGCAAACTATGCAATCTGCAGACTTAATGTTTTGAGCACTTCTAGATTATCTTCTCTCCTTATTCTTTGATGTCATTTGAGTCTATAGAGCTGGTTCTGTGGTGGTGCGGCGGGTGGCTGCCATCAAGGAACACTGGAGGTGCCTGTGGCAAGTGATCAGGTGGTTGTTGGTGAGGCCGGCGGCTTGCATAAACGAATGAACCACGGTCGGACCGACGAACCTGAAGTTCCTCCTGACCATGTCTTTGCTAATGCTCTCTGATTTTGATGTCTTCACAGGGATTTTGTGGCCTGCTTTGTATTGAGTGGAGATTGGCTTGTGATTGACAAACCCCCAAATATATTTGTCAAATGACCCAAACTCTTTCTTAATCTGAGAAAGCAAAattggaatgacattaaacGTTTAGAAAACTAGTGGAAATCCTTTTTTTGCAATATAATATGACAAAAATTTCTTCGCATTTTGCATAGAGCTTAACTGGCCATGTGGGGCCTGCTTGTTAAAGTCAGGGCAGTTTGGAACTTGcttgagaaaaaggaaaagactaAAAAGCTGTTGACAATCGATGCACATACTGTAGCAATGCGCATTTGGATTTGTCCTTTCCTACTTGAAAGTCCATTTAAACCAGGAAAAATTGCATTTTAAGTGTGATCTTAAGGTCTTGAAAAGAAGGAACTGAAGACAGATAAAAGAGCCAACAGTTTGTGTGGTTTGATGCTTTTCctattttctgttctttttatCCTTTTCTGGTAGAATGAAAAATGATGCCTTAATAGTTTAATTACCTCAAGAATTCGGTTAGAGTTGTCGACGACGCCCCTAAGTCGGCTTATGTCAATGCCATATTCTGAACAAATTGACATCATTTGTTTATCACCGAACTTGGCAATAATTTCTGCATCAAATCCTGAAAATGCATTCCTGAATCAAGAAAAAAGTCTTTATATCGGTTAATCTCACGAGAAAATATGACACAAAAACTAATTCCATTGTGTGTGTTAGTCGAAAGAAAGAACCCAACCTGAAATCTTGGCGTTTTTTCAAGATTGAGCTCCAATCTGAACCAACCTGAGCACCACTTAAGACCAACAATTCAAGCAACATCCTGCTTGACAGATAAGAGATGGGAAATCAGTCATATTATGGGCGTGTGTGAGtgtgagagagaggaaagagggACAGAGAGGCTTACTTGTCATCATGGACAGGAACTCCCCATTCTTCATCATGGTAAGCGACATAGATGGGATCTGTGAATGAAAAAAGAAGATATTGATCAGCACAGCTCATAGCATTttcaaagtaaaataataagagTCATTGTACAAATATTTACATACCTGAATTGGGTGTGATAAAACTGCATCTCTTCTCTTCTTCAGTCCTTTTTGATGTGATATCACTCGAATAATCAGAGGGAACcactttctcaaacttttcaGACTTCGATCTTCCATAATGGGCAATTCTCATCTTTCTCTGTGCCTGAAGCAGAGCCATCTGTTCCCTTCTCCCCGCAGCAATGCTTCCTGGAGACTCAGTGATCAAAGACGAAGAGTAACTCAAGGATGCCTCCACAAGAGGAGAAACCCCAACACAACTCACAGCAGCTCCATCACCATAAATAATACCCTTGAAACTTTTCGACTTCTTCCTCTCTAAAGTAGGAGTTTTGGTGGAAACTTTTGGGATGACAATCTTCTCTGCACTCAAACTCAATCCATTGGGGTCATTCCCTCGCTTTACTGCAGGTGGTCTCGGGGATTTCAACTTTGGAGAGATTGGAGGTGTCAGCAAAGCCTTGGTTCTAGGACTAGTAGCAGAAGTTGGCAGAGGTGGTGGTGGTTGTGGTGCCAGAGGGGAAGGTGCTGGGGTCACTTTCTTCAATGAATTACGCCTTTCCAAT
Encoded here:
- the LOC122299816 gene encoding uncharacterized protein LOC122299816; this translates as MCSSKAKVTVGIDAIPTPTVARINGRPVLQPTCNLVPRLERRNSLKKVTPAPSPLAPQPPPPLPTSATSPRTKALLTPPISPKLKSPRPPAVKRGNDPNGLSLSAEKIVIPKVSTKTPTLERKKSKSFKGIIYGDGAAVSCVGVSPLVEASLSYSSSLITESPGSIAAGRREQMALLQAQRKMRIAHYGRSKSEKFEKVVPSDYSSDITSKRTEEEKRCSFITPNSDPIYVAYHDEEWGVPVHDDKMLLELLVLSGAQVGSDWSSILKKRQDFRNAFSGFDAEIIAKFGDKQMMSICSEYGIDISRLRGVVDNSNRILEIKKEFGSFDKYIWGFVNHKPISTQYKAGHKIPVKTSKSESISKDMVRRNFRFVGPTVVHSFMQAAGLTNNHLITCHRHLQCSLMAATRRTTTEPAL